The following are encoded together in the Osmia lignaria lignaria isolate PbOS001 chromosome 13, iyOsmLign1, whole genome shotgun sequence genome:
- the mRpL49 gene encoding mitochondrial ribosomal protein L49 isoform X1, producing the protein MAALRLFTRSRPLMIIIQDSGQFKSLNNTLPNIFQVHKRWGSYRTAPKCQDPAQYTDYEVTKDPEEWKYVESLLKHKTIPVPSFEKKEYPSGWKPPVSNPGDYPYYIPRTKNYMQPIYLEITFRGTRRVTVLRKIQGDIWKLKSELTKYLHVNTNKPIGVRVNELIGEIRFRGDYVTLVKNWLDEKGF; encoded by the exons ATGGCTGCCCTTCGGCTTTTCACACGCTCCAGACCTTTAATGATTATTATACAAGATTCTGGTCAATTTAAATCGTTAAATAATACTTTACCGAATATCTTTCAG GTGCATAAAAGATGGGGAAGCTATAGAACAGCTCCTAAATGTCAAGATCCTGCGCAATATACAGATTATGAGGTAACAAAGGATCCAGAGGAATGGAAATATGTAGAATCTCTGCTTAAACATAAAACCATACCTGTCCCTTCTTTTGAAAAGAAAGAGTATCCATCGGGATGGAAACCACCTGTTT CAAACCCAGGGGATTACCCTTACTATATACCCAGGACAAAAAATTATATGCAACCTATTTATCTTGAGATTACGTTCCGAGGAACACGACGGGTAACTGTACTTCGCAAAATTCAGGGAGATATTTGGAAACTGAAATctgaattaacaaaatatttacaCGTAAATACGAATAAACCAATTGGTGTACGAGTGAATGAACTTATAGGGGAAATTCGATTCAGAGGAGATTATGTGACTCTCGTTAAAAACTGGTTAGATGAAAAGGGATTTTAA
- the eEF1gamma gene encoding elongation factor 1-gamma — MASGTLYTYPENFRAYKVLIAAQYSGAQIKIADDFVFGETNKSEAFLKKFPLGKVPAFETGDGKCITESNAIAYYVANDQLRGKTDLERAEIIQWFGFADSEILPASCAWVFPLLGIMPYNKQNVEHAKDDVKKALTALNSHLLTRTYLVGERLTLADISVAMTLLHLYQYILEPNLRKPYQNVNRWFQTVIYQPESMAVIGAFKLAEKTLEYDPKKFAETQGKSSKKEKKEKESKKESKEAKESKKEATEDLDPADAVLAAEPKTTNPFDTLPKGTFDLDDFKRCYSNEDESKSIPYFWQKFDPKHYSIWLGEYKYNNELTKVFMSCNLISGMFQRLDKMRKGAFASACLFGTDNDSSISGIWVWRGQELAFTLCPDWQVDYESYHWTNLDPAKEETKQLVQQYFSWTGTDKEGRKFNQGKVFK, encoded by the exons ATGGCGTCCGGA acTCTCTACACGTACCCGGAAAACTTCAGAGCCTACAAGGTGCTGATTGCAGCTCAATATTCCGGTGCTCAAATCAAGATAGCAGATGATTTTGTTTTCGGCGAGACAAATAAATCCGAAGCTTTTTTAAAGAAGTTTCCGCTGGGCAAG GTTCCAGCATTTGAAACAGGCGATGGAAAATGTATTACAGAAAGCAATGCAATCGCTTATTATG tgGCAAATGATCAGCTGAGAGGTAAAACTGATCTTGAACGTGCAGAAATCATTCAATGGTTTGGGTTTGCAGATTCTGAAATTCTTCCAGCTAGTTGTGCATGGGTATTTCCATTGCTTGGAATTATGCCATATAATAAACAG aATGTAGAACATGCTAAAGATGATGTGAAAAAAGCATTGACTGCCCTTAACTCCCATTTACTTACACGTACTTACTTAGTCGGAGAACGACTGACATTAGCCGACATTAGTGTAGCTATGAcattacttcatttatatcaatatATTCTTGAACCAAACTTACGCAAACCGTACCAGAACGTAAATCGATGGTTTCAAACTGTTATTTATCAGCCAGAGTCAATGGCTGTCATTGGGGCCTTCAAATTGGCTGAAAAAACTCTTGAATATGATCCAAAGAAGTTTGCAGAAACACAAGGAAAA tcctcaaagaaggaaaagaaagaaaaggaatccAAGAAAGAATCAAAAGAAGCAAAAGAATCTAAAAAGGAGGCTACCGAAGATCTAGATCCAGCAGATGCTGTTTTGGCTGCCGAACCTAAAACTACAAATCCTTTTGATACATTACCTAAAGGAACTTTTGATCTTGATGACTTTAAGAGATGTTATTCGAACGAAGATGAATCAAAGTCGATACCATATTTTTGGCAGAAGTTTGATCCAAAACATTACAGTATTTGGCTTGGTGAATACAAGTATAACAATGAATTAACAAAG gttTTCATGTCTTGCAATTTAATAAGCGGAATGTTTCAACGATTAGACAAGATGCGAAAGGGCGCGTTCGCTAGTGCTTGTTTGTTTGGTACAGACAATGACAGTAGCATCAGTGGTATTTGGGTTTGGCGTGGACAAGAACTTGCTTTCACA TTATGCCCGGACTGGCAAGTAGATTATGAATCATACCATTGGACCAACTTGGATCCGGctaaagaagaaacgaaacaaCTAGTTCAACAGTACTTCAGCTGGACCGGCACTGATAAAGAGGGACGTAAATTTAATCAGGGAAAAGTTTTCAAGTAA
- the eIF3f1 gene encoding eukaryotic translation initiation factor 3 subunit f1, with protein sequence MALNLTVKVHPVVLFQVVDAYERRKAESHRVIGTLLGTVEKGMVEVTNCFCVPHKESESQVEADLTYGIDLYELNHRVNAQENIVGWWATGNEVTTHSSVIHEYYVRECNNPVHLTVDTTLANTTRMAIKAYVCVPLGVPNGKQGSMFTPVKVQITSYEPEIVGLQLCSKTQLPAHAQITGAKTGGGIEPMMDLSQIAEASAKLSSMLEQVLGYVDDVLSGKQPPDNQVGRALLDMVHSVPKMSSDQFDEMFNSNVKDLLMVVALSQLIKTQLQLNEKLTLLTTL encoded by the exons ATGGCGCTTAACCTTACTGTAAAAGTTCATCCTGTAGTTTTATTTCAAGTTGTTGATGCCTATGAACGTCGAAAAGCTGAATCTCATCGCGTTATCGGAACGTTATTAG GTACTGTGGAAAAGGGAATGGTTGAAGTTACAAACTGTTTCTGTGTGCCCCACAAAGAATCTGAAAGTCAGGTTGAAGCTGATTTGACATATGGAATTGATTTGTATGAACTGAATCACAGAGTCAATGCTCAGGAGAATATTGTTGGATGGTGGGCAACTGGAAACgag gTCACCACTCATTCTTCTGTTATTCATGAATATTATGTTCGTGAATGCAATAATCCTGTTCATTTGACTGTTGACACAACATTAGCAAATACTACCAGAATGGCAATTAAAGCTTACGTATGTGTTCCATTAGGAGTACCAAATGGAAAACAGGGTTCTATGTTCACACCAGTTAAAGTACAG atTACATCTTACGAGCCAGAAATCGTGGGTTTACAACTTTGTTCTAAAACGCAATTGCCAGCTCATGCTCAAATAACTGGTGCAAAAACAGGTGGAGGTATTGAACCAATGATGGATCTCTCCCAAATAGCAGAAGCAAGTGCTAAACTTTCTTCCATGTTAGAACAAGTGCTTGGCTATGTTGATGATGTATTAAGTGGAAAACAACCACCAGATAATCAA gttGGACGTGCTCTGTTAGATATGGTGCACTCTGTACCTAAAATGTCAAGTGACCAATTTGATGAGATGTTTAATAGTAACGTGAAAGATTTATTAATGGTTGTTGCACTATCTCAACTGATAAAGACACAACTTCAACTTAATGAGAAACTTACATTGCTTACAACTTTATAA
- the Rpn12 gene encoding regulatory particle non-ATPase 12: protein MKNFTIQSNIVNNFSRLNLILYFKNSQGTYILHDWNLSSKMAALKDVVSLYKNLKQEWTATPCNLKKCGELLNQLKVGLTHLMFLPTSNSTASQNELLIARDILEIGAQWSIVTEDIPSFERYMAQLKCYYFDYKSGLMESVYKYHLLGLNLLFLLSQNRVAEFHTELELLPSDQIQSNVYVRHPLSLEQYLMEGSYNKIFLAKGNVPAASYNFFIDILLNTVRDEIGACMESAYDKISIQDASRMLNLNSEKDMKAFATKKNWNLAKDGYFYFSTTSEKKTEEPIPSADLATLAIDYARELEMIV from the exons atgaaaaattttACGATTCAATCTAATATTGTAAATAACTTTTCAAGATTaaacttaattttgtattttaaaaattcgcAAG GTACATACATACTGCATGACTGGAACTTAAGTTCGAAAATGGCAGCGTTGAAGGATGTTGTttctttatacaaaaatttaaaacaagAATGGACAGCAACTCCGTGTAACTTGAAAAAATGCGGTGAACTATTAAATCAATTAAAG GTTGGACTTACCCATTTAATGTTTCTTCCAACATCAAACAGCACAGCAAgtcaaaatgaattgcttattGCTC GTGACATTTTAGAAATTGGTGCACAATGGAGTATAGTAACCGAAGATATACCTTCTTTTGAACGTTACATGGCACAATTGAAATGTTACTATTTTGATTATAAGTCAGGATTAATGGAATCTGTATACAAATATCATCTTCTTGGTTTaaaccttttatttctattgtCTCAGAATCGAGTTGCTGAATTTCATACAGAATTAGAGTTGTTACCTTCAGATCAAATACAGTCAAATGTTTATGTCAGACATCCTCTAAGTTTAGAACAATATTTAATGGAAGGttcatataacaaaatatttctaGCAAAAGGCAATGTACCAGCGGCGTCGTATAATTTCTTCAtagatatattattaaataccgTTCGTGATGAAATTGGAGCCTGCATGGAAAGTGCATATGACAAAATTTCTATTCAGGATGCTTCACGAATGTTAAATCTGAATTCAGAAAAAGACATGAAAGCATTTGCAACAAAGAAGAATTGGAACTTAGCAAAGGATGGTTACTTTTACTTCAGTACGACTAGTGAAAAGAAAACTGAAGAACCAATTCCCAGTGCAGATTTGGCTACATTAGCAATTGATTATGCAAGGGAACTTGAAATGATCGTTTAA
- the mio gene encoding GATOR complex protein mio isoform X1 — MSSIKLDVQWSPVHANKFITWGTEICLYEVIQVKDNTRQYTKISDTTVAHLLATNTNHHYVKCIDIYPQLEPDILLAVGQANGKVVLTTFGPTIFDSQGLNGKELVPKHARQCNTVAWNPIDTNLIVSGLDKHSKDHSILLWDINKGLQCAERVHHHNTAQTDSVRPLAEVGVSETIHSVAWFKHEQKCMVVGANNKQLKMIDFRDSAKVVNTAVTKAVYNVSVNPHNNYHLVSSVDNQVTIWDTRCFEKPVLTLFQGRQITKVLWCPTRQNLLGALQKDSVTLHLYDIQHCGIGGGEDTEPGALERTVAPPWHSPISFSWHPTHVNRLLAISQQGLTDYTVCERITVNWSTRSHLAWNHASKSFKYICSDDNIYKALDDISILTKTRAASEYGLLPELAENGELAENDTLKNLWQWLYLSRYLVEDGTIPSSDNKHPGVRTVLKLDSQQGSNNGFLKSELIHRPWSDIGSNHTAKIYRSPDRDKGLLLCGWRFDREANTLYDNLFLDRLEREGAYPRAAAIAVFNLCLRQAIEILNRGASKISMSANLNIVAMALSGFSEDRNSMWRESCLKCRSQLSDPYLRATFAFLTADDSYENVLNEDGMAVEDRVAFALMFLSDNKLSDYLKKLTQKLTDEGNLAGFLLTGASLEGIQLLNRYLEITGDVQSCSLIAIRALTPKLLQENQVQVWITSYRNLLNAWKMWTQRAHFDIAMRSATNEKPPQQIYISCNFCGKSISAFMQGLSRARGPFGRLGSTPNKLKMSSCPNCRKPLPRCAICLMHMGTVSGLQMTTSGVSRNEECDNKLTEFSNWFTWCQTCRHGGHADHITHWFRQHSECPVTSCTCRCFSLDASCKIGMSIV; from the exons ATGAGTAGTATTAAACTTGATGTACAGTGGTCTCCTGTTCATGCAAATAAATTCATTACATGGGGTACAGAAATTTGTTTATATGAAGTTATACAAGTAAAAGATAATACTAGGCAAT ATACAAAGATTTCTGATACTACTGTTGCTCATTTACTTGCTACAAATACAAATCATCATTATGTTAAATGTATTGATATATATCCACAGCTGGAACCAGATATTCTATTAGCTGTTGGACAAGCAAATGGAAAAGTTGTGTTAACTACTTTTGGTCCTACTATTTTTGATTCTCAAGGTCTTAATGGAAAAGAACTAG ttCCAAAACATGCAAGGCAATGTAACACAGTTGCTTGGAATCCTATAGATACAAATTTAATTGTATCTGGTTTAGATAAACATAGTAAAGATCATTCCATTTTGTTATGGGATATAAATAAAGGTTTGCAATGTGCTGAAAGAGTACATCATCATAACACAGCGCAAACAGATTCTGTAAGACCTCTTGCCGAAGTTGGTGTTTCTGAAACTATACATTCAGTAGCTTGGTTTAAACACGAGCAGAAATGTATGGTAGTTGGTGCTAATAATAAACAGTTGAAAATGATTGATTTCAGAG attCTGCAAAAGTAGTGAATACAGCAGTGACTAAAGCAGTTTATAATGTATCGGTTAATCCACATAATAACTATCATTTAGTATCAAGTGTTGATAATCAGGTAACAATTTGGGATACAAGATGCTTTGAAAAGCCTGTTTTAACTTTATTCCAAGGTAGACAAATCACGAAAGTTTTATGGTGTCCAACTAGACAGAATCTTTTGGGAGCTTTACAGAAGGATTCAG TGACATTGCATTTGTATGATATTCAACACTGTGGAATTGGAGGAGGAGAAGATACTGAACCCGGGGCATTAGAAAGGACAGTTGCACCACCATGGCATAGTCCTATAAGCTTTTCTTGGCATCCAACGCATGTGAACAGATTATTAGCAATATCTCAACAAG gacTCACAGATTACACTGTTTGTGAAAGGATTACAGTAAACTGGTCGACACGATCTCATCTTGCCTGGAATCATGCTTCAAAATcatttaaatacatatgtaGTGATGACAACATCTATAAAGCTTTGGAtgatatttctattttaacTAAAACACGCGCAGCTTCAGAATATGGACTACTT CCAGAACTGGCTGAGAACGGTGAATTGGCTGAAAATGATACCCTGAAGAACTTGTGGCAATGGTTGTATCTGAGTCGTTATTTGGTTGAAGATGGTACTATACCAAGCTCAGATAACAAGCATCCAGGTGTTAG AACCGTTTTAAAATTAGATAGTCAGCAAGGATCTAACAATGGTTTCTTGAAATCAGAATTAATTCATCGTCCGTGGTCAGATATAGGTTCTAATCACACTGCAAAAATTTACAG ATCTCCAGATAGAGATAAAGGACTGCTCTTATGTGGTTGGCGATTTGACAGAGAAGCGAACACTCtttatgataatttatttttagatagATTGGAAAGAGAAGGGGCATATCCAAGAGCAGCGGCAATAGCAGTATTTAATTTATGTTTACGGCAAGCCATAGAAATTTTAAATCGTGGTGCTAGTAAAATTTCCATGTCTGCAAATTTAAATATCGTTGCTATGGCTTTATCGGGATTCTCTGAAGATAGGAACAGTATGTGGAGAGAATCGTGTTTAAAATGTAGATCCCAACTCTCGGATCCCTATTTGAGAGCAACTTTTGCGTTTTTAACAGCAGATGATTCTTATGAAAATGTTTtg AACGAAGACGGTATGGCAGTTGAGGATAGAGTAGCGTTTGCTCTTATGTTTTTATCGGACAACAAATTAAGCGATTACTTAAAAAAATTGACACAGAAATTAACCGACGAAGGAAATTTAGCTGGTTTTCTTTTAACAG GTGCCAGTTTAGAAGGTATACAATTATTAAATCGGTACTTGGAAATCACTGGTGATGTCCAAAGTTGTAGCCTGATAGCTATTCGAGCACTTACGCCAAAGTTACTGCAAGAAAATCAGGTTCAAGTCTGGATTACTAG TTACAGAAACCTTTTAAATGCTTGGAAAATGTGGACTCAGAGGGCACATTTTGATATTGCTATGCGGTCTGCTACGAATGAGAAACCGCCACAACAAATATATATCTCTTGTAACTTTTGTGGTAAAAGCATATCTGCATTTATGCAAGGTCTTAGTAGAGCAAGGGGACCTTTTGGTAGATTAGGAAGCACACCCAATAAATTAAAG ATGTCTTCGTGTCCAAACTGTAGAAAACCATTACCTCGATGTGCGATTTGTTTGATGCACATGGGTACTGTAAGTGGTTTACAAATGACAACATCTGGCGTTAGTAGAAATGAAGAATGTGATAACAAATTAACAGAATTCAGCAATTGGTTTACATGGTGTCAAACGTGTAGACACGGTGGTCATGCTGATCATATTACACACTGGTTTCG GCAACATTCTGAATGTCCAGTGACATCGTGTACTTGTAGATGCTTTTCCTTAGATGCATCATGCAAAATTGGAATGAGTATTGTATAA
- the Arp10 gene encoding actin-related protein 10, giving the protein MQSKIIVISYSTVIVKKSVKMLRGYEGVRFLSDKQMVIFDIGHAYTKFGYAGEATPRGIIRTEIKCSESKELRKIYDYKDTEDLYQLLVEFLHALFFRHVVICPKDAKIVILESPLSPTRFRDTLAKVLFRHFEIGSLMLLPIHLATISTLGINTALVLDVGYKEATLIPIFVGVPVLKAWQALPLGSQIIHEYLIKSLKDTSPNVDVSEKLVEDIKVRTCFVTTLERSRKLGTAEAPNPPPAVKYPGLKTINIPGEVREKAFEILWERDNDNLSIPTMILDALIQCPIDTRRILAENILLIGGTTMAKGFISRLKSELLVLVKSSLYSEKLKIETFKFHIAPSKPNYTAWLGGAIFGTIDLPLRCLTKENYLKSNRVPDWVSLIDNQTEDSLTCEI; this is encoded by the exons ATGCaaagtaaaataattgttatca GTTATAGTACTGTCATTGTGAAGAAATCTGTCAAAATGCTTCGTGGTTACGAAGGTGTTCGATTTTTGTCAGATAAACAGATGGTCATATTTGATATTGGACATGCTTATACAAA ATTTGGTTATGCGGGCGAAGCTACCCCACGCGGCATTATAAGGACGGAAATTAAGTGTTCAGAGTCTAAAGAGCTTCGAAAAATTTACGATTACAAAGATACAGAAGATTTATACCAATTGCTTGTTGAATTTCTTCATGCTTTATTTTTCAG ACATGTTGTAATATGTCCAAAAGAtgctaaaattgttattttggaATCACCATTATCTCCAACACGATTCAGAGATACCTTAGCTAAAGTGTTGTTCCGACACTTTGAGATTGGATCTTTAATGTTATTACCGATTCATTTAGCAACTATTAGTACATTGGGTATCAACACAGCTTTAGTTTTAGATGTTGGCTATAAAGAAGCTACATTGATTCCAATTTTTGTGGGTGTACCAGTTTTAAAGGCATGGCAGGCACTTCCATTAGGTAGTCAAATTATCCACGA gtatttaataaaatctttGAAGGATACATCTCCTAATGTAGATGTATCAGAAAAACTTGTGGAAGATATAAAAGTAAGAACATGTTTTGTTACTACATTAGAGAGATCTCGTAAACTAGGAACAGCAGAAGCTCCTAATCCTCCCCCAGCAGTTAAATATCCTGGGCTTAAAACTATCAATATACCTGGTGAAGTTCGAGAGAAAGCATTTGAAATATTATGGGAAAGAGACAATGATAATCTTAGTATACCTACAATGATTTTAGATGCTCTTATTCAG TGTCCAATAGATACTAGGCGAATTTTGGCTGAAAATATACTACTAATTGGTGGTACAACAATGGCAAAAGGCTTTATAAGTCGTCTTAAATCTGAACTTTTAGTTCTTGTGAAGAGTAGTTTATAttcagagaaattaaaaattgaaacgtttaaatTTCATATTGCACCTAGTAAGCCAAATTACACAGCATGGCTAGGAGGTGCTATATTCGGAACCATAGATTTGCCATTAAGATGTCTAACAAaagagaattatttaaaatctaaTAGAGTCCCTGATTGGGTTAGTTTAATAGACAATCAAACAGAGGATTCACTGACCTGTGAAATTTAA
- the mRpL49 gene encoding mitochondrial ribosomal protein L49 isoform X2 — protein MVHKRWGSYRTAPKCQDPAQYTDYEVTKDPEEWKYVESLLKHKTIPVPSFEKKEYPSGWKPPVSNPGDYPYYIPRTKNYMQPIYLEITFRGTRRVTVLRKIQGDIWKLKSELTKYLHVNTNKPIGVRVNELIGEIRFRGDYVTLVKNWLDEKGF, from the exons ATG GTGCATAAAAGATGGGGAAGCTATAGAACAGCTCCTAAATGTCAAGATCCTGCGCAATATACAGATTATGAGGTAACAAAGGATCCAGAGGAATGGAAATATGTAGAATCTCTGCTTAAACATAAAACCATACCTGTCCCTTCTTTTGAAAAGAAAGAGTATCCATCGGGATGGAAACCACCTGTTT CAAACCCAGGGGATTACCCTTACTATATACCCAGGACAAAAAATTATATGCAACCTATTTATCTTGAGATTACGTTCCGAGGAACACGACGGGTAACTGTACTTCGCAAAATTCAGGGAGATATTTGGAAACTGAAATctgaattaacaaaatatttacaCGTAAATACGAATAAACCAATTGGTGTACGAGTGAATGAACTTATAGGGGAAATTCGATTCAGAGGAGATTATGTGACTCTCGTTAAAAACTGGTTAGATGAAAAGGGATTTTAA
- the mio gene encoding GATOR complex protein mio isoform X2 codes for MSSIKLDVQWSPVHANKFITWGTEICLYEVIQVKDNTRQYTKISDTTVAHLLATNTNHHYVKCIDIYPQLEPDILLAVGQANGKVVLTTFGPTIFDSQGLNGKELVPKHARQCNTVAWNPIDTNLIVSGLDKHSKDHSILLWDINKGLQCAERVHHHNTAQTDSVRPLAEVGVSETIHSVAWFKHEQKCMVVGANNKQLKMIDFRDSAKVVNTAVTKAVYNVSVNPHNNYHLVSSVDNQVTIWDTRCFEKPVLTLFQGRQITKVLWCPTRQNLLGALQKDSVTLHLYDIQHCGIGGGEDTEPGALERTVAPPWHSPISFSWHPTHVNRLLAISQQGLTDYTVCERITVNWSTRSHLAWNHASKSFKYICSDDNIYKALDDISILTKTRAASEYGLLPELAENGELAENDTLKNLWQWLYLSRYLVEDGTIPSSDNKHPGVSQQGSNNGFLKSELIHRPWSDIGSNHTAKIYRSPDRDKGLLLCGWRFDREANTLYDNLFLDRLEREGAYPRAAAIAVFNLCLRQAIEILNRGASKISMSANLNIVAMALSGFSEDRNSMWRESCLKCRSQLSDPYLRATFAFLTADDSYENVLNEDGMAVEDRVAFALMFLSDNKLSDYLKKLTQKLTDEGNLAGFLLTGASLEGIQLLNRYLEITGDVQSCSLIAIRALTPKLLQENQVQVWITSYRNLLNAWKMWTQRAHFDIAMRSATNEKPPQQIYISCNFCGKSISAFMQGLSRARGPFGRLGSTPNKLKMSSCPNCRKPLPRCAICLMHMGTVSGLQMTTSGVSRNEECDNKLTEFSNWFTWCQTCRHGGHADHITHWFRQHSECPVTSCTCRCFSLDASCKIGMSIV; via the exons ATGAGTAGTATTAAACTTGATGTACAGTGGTCTCCTGTTCATGCAAATAAATTCATTACATGGGGTACAGAAATTTGTTTATATGAAGTTATACAAGTAAAAGATAATACTAGGCAAT ATACAAAGATTTCTGATACTACTGTTGCTCATTTACTTGCTACAAATACAAATCATCATTATGTTAAATGTATTGATATATATCCACAGCTGGAACCAGATATTCTATTAGCTGTTGGACAAGCAAATGGAAAAGTTGTGTTAACTACTTTTGGTCCTACTATTTTTGATTCTCAAGGTCTTAATGGAAAAGAACTAG ttCCAAAACATGCAAGGCAATGTAACACAGTTGCTTGGAATCCTATAGATACAAATTTAATTGTATCTGGTTTAGATAAACATAGTAAAGATCATTCCATTTTGTTATGGGATATAAATAAAGGTTTGCAATGTGCTGAAAGAGTACATCATCATAACACAGCGCAAACAGATTCTGTAAGACCTCTTGCCGAAGTTGGTGTTTCTGAAACTATACATTCAGTAGCTTGGTTTAAACACGAGCAGAAATGTATGGTAGTTGGTGCTAATAATAAACAGTTGAAAATGATTGATTTCAGAG attCTGCAAAAGTAGTGAATACAGCAGTGACTAAAGCAGTTTATAATGTATCGGTTAATCCACATAATAACTATCATTTAGTATCAAGTGTTGATAATCAGGTAACAATTTGGGATACAAGATGCTTTGAAAAGCCTGTTTTAACTTTATTCCAAGGTAGACAAATCACGAAAGTTTTATGGTGTCCAACTAGACAGAATCTTTTGGGAGCTTTACAGAAGGATTCAG TGACATTGCATTTGTATGATATTCAACACTGTGGAATTGGAGGAGGAGAAGATACTGAACCCGGGGCATTAGAAAGGACAGTTGCACCACCATGGCATAGTCCTATAAGCTTTTCTTGGCATCCAACGCATGTGAACAGATTATTAGCAATATCTCAACAAG gacTCACAGATTACACTGTTTGTGAAAGGATTACAGTAAACTGGTCGACACGATCTCATCTTGCCTGGAATCATGCTTCAAAATcatttaaatacatatgtaGTGATGACAACATCTATAAAGCTTTGGAtgatatttctattttaacTAAAACACGCGCAGCTTCAGAATATGGACTACTT CCAGAACTGGCTGAGAACGGTGAATTGGCTGAAAATGATACCCTGAAGAACTTGTGGCAATGGTTGTATCTGAGTCGTTATTTGGTTGAAGATGGTACTATACCAAGCTCAGATAACAAGCATCCAGGTGTTAG TCAGCAAGGATCTAACAATGGTTTCTTGAAATCAGAATTAATTCATCGTCCGTGGTCAGATATAGGTTCTAATCACACTGCAAAAATTTACAG ATCTCCAGATAGAGATAAAGGACTGCTCTTATGTGGTTGGCGATTTGACAGAGAAGCGAACACTCtttatgataatttatttttagatagATTGGAAAGAGAAGGGGCATATCCAAGAGCAGCGGCAATAGCAGTATTTAATTTATGTTTACGGCAAGCCATAGAAATTTTAAATCGTGGTGCTAGTAAAATTTCCATGTCTGCAAATTTAAATATCGTTGCTATGGCTTTATCGGGATTCTCTGAAGATAGGAACAGTATGTGGAGAGAATCGTGTTTAAAATGTAGATCCCAACTCTCGGATCCCTATTTGAGAGCAACTTTTGCGTTTTTAACAGCAGATGATTCTTATGAAAATGTTTtg AACGAAGACGGTATGGCAGTTGAGGATAGAGTAGCGTTTGCTCTTATGTTTTTATCGGACAACAAATTAAGCGATTACTTAAAAAAATTGACACAGAAATTAACCGACGAAGGAAATTTAGCTGGTTTTCTTTTAACAG GTGCCAGTTTAGAAGGTATACAATTATTAAATCGGTACTTGGAAATCACTGGTGATGTCCAAAGTTGTAGCCTGATAGCTATTCGAGCACTTACGCCAAAGTTACTGCAAGAAAATCAGGTTCAAGTCTGGATTACTAG TTACAGAAACCTTTTAAATGCTTGGAAAATGTGGACTCAGAGGGCACATTTTGATATTGCTATGCGGTCTGCTACGAATGAGAAACCGCCACAACAAATATATATCTCTTGTAACTTTTGTGGTAAAAGCATATCTGCATTTATGCAAGGTCTTAGTAGAGCAAGGGGACCTTTTGGTAGATTAGGAAGCACACCCAATAAATTAAAG ATGTCTTCGTGTCCAAACTGTAGAAAACCATTACCTCGATGTGCGATTTGTTTGATGCACATGGGTACTGTAAGTGGTTTACAAATGACAACATCTGGCGTTAGTAGAAATGAAGAATGTGATAACAAATTAACAGAATTCAGCAATTGGTTTACATGGTGTCAAACGTGTAGACACGGTGGTCATGCTGATCATATTACACACTGGTTTCG GCAACATTCTGAATGTCCAGTGACATCGTGTACTTGTAGATGCTTTTCCTTAGATGCATCATGCAAAATTGGAATGAGTATTGTATAA